From Camelina sativa cultivar DH55 chromosome 7, Cs, whole genome shotgun sequence, one genomic window encodes:
- the LOC104699575 gene encoding uncharacterized protein LOC104699575 codes for MFLFHELNGLIRVVGSRGLDFFVVVVYSLVDLVFDAVEEAEDRNQTSHWKPPPPGWLKCNLGISRGQRNMISGAAWVLRDEFGRVLIHSRKAHMGFLVKDEADMHGFLWSVQSMISHKVTKIIFAFESDALVGVILRPKAWPSFAHQQAEMLLQLATIQDWRVQLEKPSENRRASLIAQSVPDYALLQSYVATGFPLWLHELFEHERLSSSF; via the exons ATGTTTCTCTTCCACGAATTGAATGGGCTTATAAGAGTGGTTGGATCACGTGgattggatttttttgttgttgttgtatactCTCTG GTTGATCTTGTTTTTGATGCGGTGGAAGAAGCTGAGGATCGAAATCAAACTTCACATTGGAAACCACCTCCGCCAGGCTGGTTAAAGTGTAACCTCGGAATCTCTAGAGGTCAAAGGAACATGATATCAGGTGCTGCATGGGTTTTGAGAGATGAGTTTGGTCGGGTGCTTATTCATAGTAGAAAAGCTCACATGGGATTTTTGGTTAAAGATGAAGCAGATATGCACGGTTTCCTTTGGTCGGTTCAAAGCATGATAAGTCACAAGGTTACGAAAATCATTTTTGCTTTTGAATCAGATGCGCTTGTTGGGGTGATCTTAAGACCTAAAGCATGGCCCTCTTTTGCTCATCAACAAGCAGAAATGTTGCTGCAACTAGCTACAATTCAAGATTGGAGAGTACAGCTAGAGAAACCATCTGAAAACAGAAGAGCTTCTCTCATTGCTCAAAGTGTTCCAGATTATGCCTTGTTGCAATCTTATGTAGCTACTGGTTTTCCATTATGGTTACATGAACTCTTTGAACATGAGAgactctcttcctctttttaa